A DNA window from Deinococcus gobiensis I-0 contains the following coding sequences:
- a CDS encoding PadR family transcriptional regulator, with protein sequence MNPDLLRGNLDLILLSLLEERPLYGFAIIQEAKLRTDGYFDFKEGSLYPALHRLEQDGLIAAHLGEMGRNGKPRRYYALTDPGRQALGAKRKEFRSFTGAVGRLTGGGMG encoded by the coding sequence ATGAACCCCGACCTGCTGCGCGGCAACCTTGACCTCATTCTCCTCTCGCTTCTCGAAGAACGCCCGCTCTACGGCTTCGCCATCATTCAGGAGGCCAAACTCCGTACGGACGGCTACTTCGACTTCAAGGAGGGCAGTCTCTACCCGGCCCTGCACCGGCTGGAGCAAGACGGCCTGATCGCCGCGCACCTGGGCGAGATGGGCCGCAACGGCAAGCCACGCCGGTATTACGCCCTGACCGACCCGGGCAGGCAGGCGCTGGGGGCCAAGCGTAAAGAGTTCCGCAGCTTTACCGGCGCGGTGGGCCGCCTGACGGGTGGGGGGATGGGATGA